The stretch of DNA AACAATTGTTATTACTGTTTATGAGCCTGAGCAAGACAAATGGAGCCCTAATTTTAAAAGGAGAATCCCATGAAATGCGTCATTTGCAAACACGCTGAAACAAAACCCGGCACAACGACTGTCACCCTGGAAAGGGATGCCCTTACCTACGTTATTAAGCAGGTGCCTGCTTAAGTTTGCCCGAATTGCGGCGAAGATTACGTAGATGAGAATGTAACAGGTGATCTGCTGAAATCTGCAGAGCAGATGGCAAAAGTCGGTGCACAGGTGGATATACGCCAATATATTGCCGCATGAACTCAGGTCGAATGAAAATAATATCGAGGTCATAATCCTCAACTATCCGAAATCTGAAAGCGTATCGGAGGCAATGATGGAAACAGTTTCCGTCATTGTTGCACAGCATGAAAATCAACAAGGACGCTTCTTAACGGGCTATTGCTCTTAAAACTTTTTGATGAGATTCATAGGGCAATCCAAAATGAAGGCAGTGGATGGTGGATGGCAATCAGAAAACATCGAAAAACATCGAACCTTGAACAGCTTTTTGCAATCCGTACGGTTTAATCCTGCCGAAGGCAGGACAATCGATATATTCCATACGGTTCTATTTCGGTCCTATTTTTCAGGTTACTCCCCTGCCAATTTACAAACATCATTTATGAATGTATCTGAGAGCCACAGACCTGAGCTTTGAAGTTTTCCAAGGTTTTCTCGAACTGATTTTACTATTCCCTTTCTTTTGGCCAGAACGATTATCCCTACTGTTCCGGTAAAATTACATCCCAACGATTCGGCACATCTCCTTGCTTGTAAATCATCTATAATAGCCCAACAATCGGGATTCTTGTATACGTAAGAAAGAACAGCATTTTCGCCTTCACCTAAATCCCATGCTGCTATAGTTGGATTAATCGGTATGTTTTTGATCGTCTTCAACCATTTCCGGGAAAGCACAGTGTTTATACCAAAGTCAACAGCGCTTTTTGCCGTGACCTCCTTCTTGACGTTATCGGGTACAAGAATATCTTTAAACAAGGCCGGTAATAATTCAGAAAGCTCGCTTTTAGATAGACAGATCAGTGGTGATGCATTTAAAATCACACGACTAATCGGCATTTTGTAACTCTTTTCCTATATTGTCAGCCGTATATTGAAACGGGGAAACCCCAAACCTTGCCAATGAAAAAACGAATTCTGACCGGGTCAGGTCAGCTATTTCAGCCGCCTTTTCCTGTGATACTATTCCCATTTCATACCACTTTACAGCAGCAGCCAACCGCATTTCTGCGGCGAACTCTGGTGGACTCTTTCTTATTGCAGAAAATGCACCGTCGGGCATATCGAGCTTTAAGGCATATGACATTTTGGCCTCCTGTTTCTCACTATTTTCACAGCTTACTTAGTATACTAAAAAAGCACGGCAAAATAAAGAAAGGGAAACGACAAAAAGTTTCAAAAGGGAAATCGCGCGATGCAAGGTCTGTTTTGATTTTCCCGATATTTAAACAATGGTTACAACTGTTGTAACCATTTTCTCTGGCAGGTCTCCGGGTCTCCGGTTATAGCTTCTGTCTGTATCGTGCCCGGTCAGTTTCAGAGAATATTTTTTTGCCGCCCGCTATCGCTCGACAAATACTGACAAAAGATAATATGTTTTGCCAGTCGACGACAATGCCGCCTGTCAAATATTCAGCCCTAACGGGCGAATATATCTTATCATTTCACAGGCAAAAACAGCACTTTAAGCCATGAAATTGGCCATTTTCCACGTCTGTATTTCTTTTCCGAAGATTTCAGCAATTGCGGACAATGTGTCCGCAAATTCCCTCCGATGCACAGCCATGTCCAGTAATGCAAAAAAAAGACCCCATTTCCTTCATAAGAGGCGGTCCTTTTTTAGCTATCTCCAAATTCTCCGCCACAGTGGCGGAGAATCCATAAAACAAGGACTGGACTATGTTTGCAAAGATTAAAGAGCTCTCTAAAACTGTTGTAGAAACCTGCCTCACAATCTTAAGCCCATCACCCGGTCCAGACTTTCT from Pseudomonadota bacterium encodes:
- a CDS encoding DUF3368 domain-containing protein, with amino-acid sequence MILNASPLICLSKSELSELLPALFKDILVPDNVKKEVTAKSAVDFGINTVLSRKWLKTIKNIPINPTIAAWDLGEGENAVLSYVYKNPDCWAIIDDLQARRCAESLGCNFTGTVGIIVLAKRKGIVKSVRENLGKLQSSGLWLSDTFINDVCKLAGE
- a CDS encoding UPF0175 family protein; the encoded protein is MSYALKLDMPDGAFSAIRKSPPEFAAEMRLAAAVKWYEMGIVSQEKAAEIADLTRSEFVFSLARFGVSPFQYTADNIGKELQNAD